The proteins below are encoded in one region of Deinococcus betulae:
- a CDS encoding sugar ABC transporter substrate-binding protein has translation MKKALTVLSLALLGQASAATITVWSHFGDAELGWLRTQAAQFKAKTGHTVNLVTVPFDQIPDKLIQSAPKGQGPDLVTTLPQDRLGQLAAAGVIEPMDKYVTSRTDYDKTGLNAMTYQGKLFGIPMFAEAVAVVYNKKLVATAPTNWTQFLAAAQKNTGSGKFGYLADLSNAYMQYGIISAYGGYVFKNNSGTLNVKDVGLANTGADKASAFLNDLRYKYNLVPEGVDGGAAKSAFVDGRLAMFLTGPWDMGDIKKAGIDYGIATFPTPPGASGKWSPFVGVQGTMMNAYSKQKAVAAQFAKQISASDAQVAFNKAGGRIPVSLSARTKLKTDPVVVGFGKSISAGTPMPNVPQMGAVWSPWSSAIAQSVQKANQNYSQILDKAVQEINSNIK, from the coding sequence ATGAAAAAAGCACTGACGGTTCTGTCTCTTGCTCTGCTGGGTCAAGCCAGCGCCGCGACCATCACGGTCTGGTCGCACTTCGGGGACGCCGAGCTGGGCTGGCTGCGCACACAGGCCGCGCAGTTCAAGGCCAAGACCGGCCACACGGTCAATCTGGTGACGGTGCCGTTTGATCAAATTCCTGACAAGCTCATTCAGAGCGCCCCCAAGGGCCAGGGCCCTGACCTCGTGACCACCCTGCCCCAGGACCGCCTGGGCCAGCTGGCCGCCGCCGGCGTCATCGAGCCGATGGACAAGTACGTGACCTCGCGCACCGACTACGACAAGACCGGTCTGAACGCCATGACTTACCAGGGCAAACTGTTCGGTATCCCCATGTTCGCCGAAGCCGTGGCCGTGGTGTACAACAAGAAACTGGTGGCCACGGCGCCGACCAACTGGACGCAGTTTCTGGCTGCCGCCCAGAAGAACACGGGCAGCGGCAAGTTCGGTTACCTGGCCGACCTGAGCAACGCCTACATGCAGTACGGCATCATCAGCGCGTACGGCGGCTATGTGTTCAAGAACAACAGCGGCACCCTGAACGTCAAGGACGTGGGCCTGGCCAACACGGGCGCCGACAAGGCCAGCGCGTTCCTGAACGACCTGCGCTACAAGTACAACCTCGTTCCTGAAGGTGTGGACGGCGGCGCCGCCAAGAGCGCCTTCGTGGACGGCCGCCTGGCGATGTTCCTGACCGGCCCCTGGGACATGGGAGACATCAAGAAGGCGGGCATTGACTACGGCATCGCCACCTTCCCCACCCCTCCCGGCGCCAGCGGCAAGTGGAGCCCCTTCGTGGGCGTGCAGGGCACCATGATGAACGCCTACAGCAAGCAGAAGGCCGTGGCGGCTCAATTTGCCAAGCAGATCTCTGCCAGCGACGCGCAGGTGGCCTTTAACAAGGCGGGCGGCCGCATCCCGGTCAGCCTCTCGGCCCGCACCAAGCTGAAGACCGACCCCGTGGTCGTGGGCTTCGGCAAGAGCATCAGCGCCGGCACCCCCATGCCCAACGTGCCCCAGATGGGCGCCGTCTGGAGCCCCTGGAGCAGCGCCATTGCCCAGAGCGTGCAAAAGGCCAACCAGAACTACTCGCAGATTCTGGACAAGGCCGTGCAGGAAATTAACAGCAACATCAAGTAA
- a CDS encoding ABC transporter permease subunit yields MTNTLPAPTLKRPAVPPQGTRGFLLALLILGALLGLSALIGWGLSLLTAQVVPGAPAYLILVWAGLALLVLAPLTYRAFPWITDWFYLLPALVFVLAFTVLPVILTVNYAFTNYSGQNSGSPDSASRTAATLSADRRVVTLSELGEQTVAEYLGCAQPSCQGASLVLYDEEASSPLRQKVESVSGPQVTLSAPVPATLETVAAATRINTFGYVGLANFQEIFSKASRALWPVFLWTVVFAFSTVIINALAGLILGILLYNKNLKGRNIYRTLLFLPWAIPAVISVQMWVALLNQPYGVVNKALGLLGIVAIPWLNDPLWAKISILLVNLWLGFPYMMTATISALSTISDDLYEAASIDGASRWQQITGITLPLLRTSFTPILLSGFAFNFNNFGIIYLLTAGGPDQAGRESTARSTDILLSWGYNTAFVSSGGQNFALASAIALIIFFLTLAISLVNFRAAGVFKEARK; encoded by the coding sequence ATGACCAACACATTGCCTGCTCCTACCCTCAAGCGCCCCGCCGTGCCTCCCCAGGGCACGCGGGGCTTTTTGCTGGCCCTGCTGATTCTGGGGGCCCTGCTGGGGCTCAGCGCCCTGATTGGTTGGGGCTTATCGCTGCTGACTGCTCAGGTGGTGCCCGGAGCGCCGGCGTATCTGATCCTGGTGTGGGCGGGGCTGGCGCTGCTGGTCCTGGCGCCGCTGACCTACCGCGCCTTTCCCTGGATCACCGACTGGTTTTATCTGCTGCCCGCGCTGGTGTTTGTCCTGGCGTTTACCGTGCTGCCGGTGATTCTAACGGTTAATTACGCCTTCACCAATTACAGTGGCCAGAACAGCGGCAGCCCCGACAGCGCCAGCCGCACAGCCGCCACCCTCAGCGCAGACCGCCGGGTGGTGACCCTCTCTGAACTGGGCGAGCAGACAGTGGCCGAGTACCTAGGCTGTGCCCAGCCCAGCTGCCAGGGCGCTTCCCTCGTGCTGTACGACGAAGAGGCCTCCAGCCCTCTGCGGCAAAAGGTCGAATCGGTGTCAGGCCCCCAGGTCACCCTGAGCGCGCCTGTTCCGGCCACGCTGGAGACGGTCGCGGCGGCCACGCGCATCAATACGTTCGGCTACGTGGGGCTGGCCAACTTTCAGGAGATTTTCAGTAAGGCCAGCCGCGCCCTGTGGCCGGTGTTTTTGTGGACAGTGGTGTTTGCCTTCAGCACCGTCATCATTAACGCGCTGGCCGGCCTGATTCTGGGCATCCTGCTGTACAACAAGAACCTCAAGGGCCGCAACATCTACCGCACCCTGCTGTTTCTGCCATGGGCCATTCCGGCCGTCATCAGCGTGCAGATGTGGGTGGCGCTGCTGAACCAGCCCTACGGCGTGGTGAACAAGGCGCTGGGTCTGCTGGGGATCGTGGCGATTCCGTGGCTGAACGACCCCCTGTGGGCCAAAATCAGCATTCTGCTGGTCAACCTGTGGCTGGGCTTTCCCTACATGATGACCGCCACCATCAGCGCCCTGAGCACCATCAGTGACGACCTGTACGAGGCCGCCAGCATTGACGGCGCCAGCCGCTGGCAGCAGATTACGGGCATTACCCTGCCGCTGCTGCGCACCTCGTTTACGCCCATTTTGCTGTCGGGCTTTGCGTTCAACTTCAACAACTTCGGGATCATCTACCTGCTCACGGCTGGCGGGCCAGATCAGGCGGGTCGCGAAAGTACGGCGCGCAGCACGGACATCCTGCTGTCGTGGGGCTACAACACGGCGTTTGTCTCCAGCGGCGGCCAGAATTTCGCGCTGGCCAGTGCCATTGCCCTAATCATCTTTTTCCTGACCCTGGCCATTAGCCTGGTGAATTTCAGGGCCGCTGGGGTGTTCAAGGAGGCCCGCAAGTGA
- a CDS encoding sugar ABC transporter permease: MTATKSAPSTSLPPGGYVHREPSLLRRLLPWLVLAVVLAGLGYLGFRLAQTLEGKAPAFTIYFVKNGWVSFLLFLLAATGVLALTSLLGQRLGMARTGQRVDYWAVFGTQLTHLFLILVVLVAIYPLLYVLIAAFDPRNSLFAFPDTGNPNVLYRSGLLPNLQVLSYENFAKLFEGFTVPGWQLVLAVAGGAAAAALLILKLVGRLSANPEGPARLARWAGWVLVGALLLIVVFMTPAQFTGQTNESKFVLSVRNTLLVSGITGILAILLSTTAGYAMARLRFPGRFQTLLFFIFIQMFPVFLALVAVYKLLTDLGLANTFTGLILAYSGGAIAFNTWIFKGYVESLPESLEEAAMVDGATRWQTFLRVVLPLSGGIMVFIFLNQFIGTYAEFILANVLLTGVEQWTVGVMLRSFSTGQFSTKWGVFAAAATLGALPIIALFYAFQNFFVGGAVAGGVKE, from the coding sequence GTGACCGCCACCAAATCTGCCCCCAGCACCTCTCTGCCCCCCGGGGGCTACGTTCACCGCGAACCGTCTCTGCTACGCCGCCTGCTGCCCTGGCTGGTGCTGGCGGTGGTGCTCGCCGGTCTGGGCTACCTGGGCTTCCGCCTGGCGCAAACGCTGGAGGGCAAGGCGCCCGCCTTCACCATCTACTTTGTCAAGAATGGCTGGGTCAGTTTCCTGCTGTTTCTGCTGGCCGCCACCGGCGTGCTGGCCCTGACCAGCTTGCTGGGCCAGCGCCTCGGTATGGCCCGGACCGGGCAGCGCGTTGACTACTGGGCCGTGTTTGGCACGCAGCTGACCCACCTGTTTCTGATTCTGGTAGTGCTCGTCGCCATCTACCCCTTGCTGTACGTTCTGATTGCCGCCTTTGACCCGCGCAACAGCCTCTTTGCCTTTCCAGACACTGGTAACCCCAACGTCCTGTACCGCTCGGGCCTGCTGCCCAACTTGCAGGTGCTGAGTTACGAGAACTTTGCCAAGCTGTTTGAGGGCTTCACGGTGCCTGGCTGGCAGCTGGTGCTGGCCGTCGCGGGTGGGGCCGCCGCCGCCGCCCTGCTCATCCTGAAGCTCGTCGGTCGCCTCAGCGCCAACCCCGAAGGCCCAGCACGTCTGGCCCGCTGGGCTGGCTGGGTGCTGGTCGGCGCCCTGCTGCTGATCGTGGTGTTCATGACCCCGGCGCAGTTCACGGGCCAGACCAACGAGAGCAAATTTGTCCTGTCGGTGCGCAACACGCTGCTGGTCTCGGGGATCACGGGCATTCTGGCCATCTTGCTGTCCACCACGGCGGGCTACGCGATGGCGCGGCTGCGCTTTCCTGGCCGCTTCCAGACCCTGCTGTTTTTCATCTTTATTCAGATGTTCCCGGTTTTTCTGGCGCTTGTGGCGGTCTACAAACTGCTGACCGACCTGGGGCTGGCCAACACCTTCACTGGCCTGATTCTGGCCTATTCGGGCGGCGCCATCGCCTTTAACACCTGGATTTTCAAGGGCTATGTGGAAAGCCTGCCCGAGTCGCTGGAGGAAGCGGCCATGGTGGACGGCGCCACCCGCTGGCAAACGTTCCTGCGCGTGGTGCTCCCCCTGTCCGGCGGCATCATGGTCTTTATCTTCCTGAACCAGTTCATCGGCACCTACGCCGAATTCATTCTGGCCAACGTCCTGCTGACCGGCGTGGAGCAGTGGACGGTCGGCGTGATGCTGCGCTCGTTCTCGACCGGGCAATTCAGCACCAAATGGGGCGTGTTCGCCGCCGCCGCCACGCTGGGCGCCCTGCCGATTATTGCGCTGTTCTACGCCTTCCAGAACTTCTTCGTGGGCGGCGCCGTGGCCGGAGGCGTGAAAGAGTAA
- the pckA gene encoding phosphoenolpyruvate carboxykinase (ATP), which yields MSLTAPNPLADLGIKATVHLNPGVDELYAHATRLNEGVQAATGPLTVRTNKTGRSPKDRFIVEDDQTKNSVWWGGFNTPVSPEVFDHLLDKMTRYAQGRELFVQQVYAGTDPRYRIGARMVTEMAYHSLFIRNMFVRPTADELATFQEDWTVLNIPSFKADPETDGVRSDTFILVNFTKKMILVGGTQYAGENKKGIFGVLNFLLPAQGVMPMHCSANVGEDGDVALFFGLSGTGKTTLSADPSRKLIGDDEHGWTDTGVFNFEGGCYAKVINLNPEAEPAIYQTTRTYGTVLENVVLDSQGVPDLDDGSLTENTRSAYPIDQIANIQPGSLAGHPRNIVFLTADAYGVLPPISRLSREQTMYQFISGFTAKIPGTEDGVTEPSPTFSTCFGAPFMPRHPGEYARLLAQKVQESGARVWLVNTGWSGGQYGTGKRMSIAHTRAMINAALSGELDDVSFEQEPFFNLEIPTEVPGVPAQVLNPRDAWADPAAYDEAARKLARMFRENFKRFEEGVAPAVTASMPNHDQN from the coding sequence ATGAGCCTGACTGCCCCGAATCCCCTCGCTGACCTCGGTATCAAGGCCACCGTTCACCTCAACCCTGGCGTGGACGAGCTGTATGCCCACGCGACCCGCCTGAATGAAGGGGTGCAGGCCGCCACAGGCCCCCTGACAGTCCGCACCAACAAGACGGGCCGCAGCCCCAAAGACCGCTTTATCGTTGAAGACGACCAGACGAAGAACAGCGTGTGGTGGGGCGGTTTTAACACGCCCGTCTCTCCAGAGGTCTTTGACCACCTGCTGGACAAGATGACCCGCTATGCCCAGGGCCGCGAGCTGTTTGTGCAGCAGGTGTACGCCGGCACCGATCCCCGTTACCGCATTGGGGCGCGGATGGTCACGGAAATGGCCTATCACTCGCTGTTTATTCGCAACATGTTCGTGCGCCCCACGGCCGACGAACTGGCCACCTTTCAGGAAGACTGGACCGTCCTGAACATCCCGTCCTTCAAGGCAGACCCCGAAACGGACGGCGTACGCAGCGACACCTTTATCCTGGTCAACTTCACCAAGAAGATGATTCTGGTGGGCGGCACCCAGTACGCCGGCGAGAACAAGAAGGGCATCTTTGGCGTCCTGAACTTCCTGCTGCCGGCCCAGGGCGTCATGCCCATGCACTGCTCGGCCAACGTGGGCGAGGACGGCGACGTGGCGCTGTTTTTCGGTCTGAGCGGTACCGGCAAGACCACCCTGAGCGCTGACCCCAGCCGCAAGCTGATCGGCGACGACGAGCACGGCTGGACCGACACGGGCGTCTTCAACTTTGAAGGCGGCTGCTATGCCAAGGTCATCAACCTGAATCCTGAGGCTGAGCCGGCCATCTACCAGACCACCCGCACTTACGGGACCGTGCTGGAAAATGTAGTGCTGGACAGCCAGGGTGTCCCTGACCTGGACGACGGCAGCCTGACCGAAAACACCCGCAGCGCCTACCCCATTGATCAGATTGCCAACATTCAACCTGGGAGCCTGGCCGGGCATCCGCGCAACATCGTCTTCCTGACTGCCGACGCCTACGGGGTGCTGCCGCCCATCAGCCGCCTGAGCCGCGAGCAGACCATGTACCAGTTCATCAGCGGCTTTACTGCCAAGATTCCGGGCACCGAAGACGGCGTGACCGAGCCCAGTCCAACCTTCAGCACCTGCTTTGGCGCGCCATTCATGCCCCGGCACCCCGGCGAATACGCGCGCCTGCTGGCCCAGAAGGTGCAGGAGAGCGGCGCCCGCGTGTGGCTGGTCAACACCGGCTGGAGCGGCGGTCAGTACGGCACCGGCAAGCGCATGAGCATCGCCCACACCCGCGCCATGATTAACGCGGCGCTGTCCGGGGAGCTGGACGACGTGAGCTTTGAGCAAGAGCCGTTTTTCAACCTGGAGATTCCGACCGAGGTGCCGGGTGTCCCGGCCCAGGTCCTCAACCCCCGCGACGCCTGGGCCGACCCCGCCGCCTACGACGAGGCCGCCCGCAAACTGGCCCGCATGTTCCGCGAGAACTTCAAGCGCTTTGAAGAGGGCGTGGCCCCGGCCGTGACTGCCAGCATGCCCAATCACGACCAGAACTGA
- a CDS encoding RsmB/NOP family class I SAM-dependent RNA methyltransferase, which produces MTDASRLSRDRPGPFNPARELSVRVLLRVLAGDTFAAPALDAALSQARLPGRDAGLATHIVYGTLRHLPSLSNALLPLLRGETHPKARALLLAGAFEKLYLETPPHAVVSEYVNLARTARLAPPGLVNAVLRRVERAADAENQELPAWLAAVYRDAYGEAAGRVMADLLQPQPLWLSLSDAGVRTLEEEGSVVESGPQGVDRVNLDRPLRQTAAFAQGQAQPINPASRACVDALGDVRGARVLDLAGGAGVKAAMLATEGAQVTSVDIEPRKHEAARKNLRRLGLKADFISHDLTQPLPLAPAPFVLLDAPCTGSGTLRSHPEIKLRLTPEAVKEMAHLQAQMLPSAAALVQPGGTLVYSVCSVTPQEGPEVVAAFLNTHPDFEAQAVPNLEVPSVPAGPGVLTVPEGGIDGFFIARLRRKGGD; this is translated from the coding sequence ATGACTGACGCCTCTCGCCTGTCCCGTGACCGACCGGGACCTTTCAATCCTGCGCGTGAACTGTCGGTGCGTGTGCTGCTGCGGGTGCTGGCCGGCGACACCTTTGCCGCGCCTGCACTGGACGCGGCGCTGTCTCAGGCCCGGCTGCCCGGCCGGGACGCTGGCCTGGCCACCCATATCGTGTACGGCACGCTGCGGCACCTGCCCAGCCTGAGCAATGCTCTCTTGCCGCTGCTGCGCGGCGAGACCCACCCAAAGGCGCGCGCCCTGTTGCTGGCCGGTGCCTTCGAGAAACTGTATCTGGAGACGCCGCCGCACGCGGTAGTCAGCGAATATGTGAATCTGGCCCGCACCGCGCGCTTGGCGCCGCCGGGTCTGGTCAATGCGGTGCTGCGCCGCGTGGAACGCGCGGCCGACGCTGAAAATCAGGAGTTACCGGCCTGGCTGGCGGCGGTGTACCGGGACGCTTACGGCGAGGCGGCCGGGCGCGTGATGGCCGACCTGCTTCAGCCTCAGCCCCTGTGGCTGAGCCTGTCGGACGCCGGGGTCAGGACGCTGGAAGAGGAAGGCAGCGTGGTGGAAAGCGGCCCGCAGGGGGTTGACCGCGTGAACCTGGACCGGCCCTTGCGCCAGACCGCTGCCTTTGCCCAGGGGCAGGCCCAGCCGATTAACCCGGCCAGCCGCGCCTGCGTGGACGCCCTGGGCGACGTGCGGGGCGCGCGGGTGCTGGACCTGGCGGGCGGCGCGGGCGTGAAAGCCGCCATGCTGGCCACCGAGGGTGCGCAGGTGACCAGTGTGGACATCGAGCCGCGTAAGCACGAGGCGGCGCGCAAGAACCTGCGCCGCCTGGGCCTGAAGGCCGATTTCATCTCGCACGACCTGACGCAGCCTCTGCCTCTGGCCCCGGCGCCGTTCGTGCTGCTGGACGCCCCCTGCACGGGCAGCGGCACTCTGCGCAGTCATCCGGAAATCAAGCTGCGCCTGACCCCGGAAGCCGTGAAGGAGATGGCGCATTTGCAGGCCCAGATGCTGCCCAGCGCCGCCGCTCTGGTGCAGCCAGGGGGCACACTGGTGTATTCAGTGTGCAGCGTGACGCCCCAGGAGGGGCCAGAGGTGGTGGCGGCGTTCCTGAACACCCACCCCGACTTTGAGGCGCAGGCCGTGCCGAACCTGGAAGTCCCCAGTGTGCCGGCCGGCCCCGGCGTGCTGACGGTGCCCGAAGGCGGGATAGACGGCTTTTTTATCGCGCGGCTGCGGCGAAAGGGCGGCGACTAA